The following is a genomic window from Aquificota bacterium.
CCCTTTGACAGTCCATTTTCTCCAAAGATGACCTCTTCGGAAGCTCTGGAATCAAAGACTATAACAAAGACCTTATCTACCTCTTTTAGAAGGTCCTTAGGGCTTTCTGCTATTGGCACGCCAAGTTCAAGGGCCTTTTCCTTAGTGCGATTCCAAACTATAAGCTCTACGCCTTGTTCCATAAGCCTTTTTGCTATAGCTCTGCCAAGACTTCCCAAACCAATAAAGCCTACCCTCATAGCAAACTCATTATAACAGGACTTACCATTTCCCAGTCTTCGTAAGGAAAGCTAAGGTATGCCCTATCTGAGTCGGATATGACCTCTTCCGGCGAGCCACCCACGCTTTCCACAAGCTTTTTTAACCTATCCGCCTTTTCCTTTGGCACGCTTATGGTGTAAGTCCTTCCAGACCACCCCTCTTGAGTCTTCTCAAGATAAATATCTATCCATATGTCTCCAAACTCATAGGAAAGCATAAAACCCAAAGGTTGAGCAAGGCCTAAGATTTTTGCTATTTGGGAAAGGTGAAAATCCAACTCTTCCATATTAAAATCTTAGCATGAAGTTTTTCATAGTTTCCATCTTTGGGAAGGATAGGCCCGGCATAGTAGCCGGTGTTTCAAAGGCCCTTTATGAGCTTGGCCTTAACCTTGAGGACTCTTCCATGACAAGGCTCAACGGTGAATTTACCATAATGCTAATAGTAAGCTCAGAAAGGGAAATAACCTCGGAGAAGATCCTTGAAAGCCTACAAGAAGTGGGCCAAAGCTTTGAGCTTTTTATGGTTTGCAGGGAGCTTGAGGAGATAGTATATGCACAGCCCGAAGCCATATATAGGATAGTTGTCTTTGGCTCGGACAAACCCGGTATAGTATACAGTGTGGCTTCAAGGCTGGCAGGCCTTGGCTTAAACATAAGCGACCTAAGAACAGAAAAGAGGGGGAACCTTTATGTAATGCTTATAGAGGCCGAAGGCAAAGAGGATATGGAAGACAGGCTCCGAGAAGCCATGGAAGAGGTAAAACAATCCATAGGCGTGGAGATAAGCCTTGAAAGGGAAGAGGGAGAGAGGCTGTGAGAAAACTTGAGGTGATTACTTATCCCGATGAAAGGCTAAAGGTGCCATCCCTTGAGGTGGTAGATTTTGGGAAAGACCTTGAGGAGTTTGTTAGCGACCTTGTGTATACCATGAAGACATCACCCGGTTGCGTGGGCATTGCATCGCCTCAGGTGGGAGTGCACAAAAGGATAATTGTGGTAGATACCTCCCAATCAAAGCACAAGGAAAACAAACTAAGCCATGGACTTATGGTCCTTATAAACCCTGTAATAGTTCAATATGAGGGGGAGATAGTGATCAGAGAAGGCTGTCTTAGCGTGCCAGATTATACGGGCAATGTGAAAAGACATTATTGGATAAAGGTTCAAGCCTTTGATATAAAGGGGAATCTCATAGAATTTGACACAGAAGGCTTTGAGGCGGTGGTGGTGCAACATGAGATAGACCACCTTGATGGGAAGGTCTTTTTGGAAAGGCTTGTATCACCAAAGGACCTTTTTAGAAGAAAGGTTTATAAGTGAGAGGTTTATACCAGTTGCCCAGTTTTTCAAGCAAAAAACTTTTTACACAAACCTTGGCTCAGAAGCTTTTTTAGCAACTCCACTAAAAAAATGTGTTAAAAATTCTAATAGCATATACCGGGTAAGAAATTAAAGCCTTAGGCTTTCCGCCAGCTGGTTTTCTAAAAGTGCGGCATGGTTTGCCAGTGCATCAATCGGACACTTGTAAAGAGTATCCCTACACAAAAATGCTTCTGTAGAAACACACTAATGCATGCTTTGACAGGTCTGGGACCTACTGTTACGGACACAATACATTAGTGAAAAATTAACTATGGAATGGGGTATACCACCTGATAAAAATAAATGAGACAAACAATGTAGTGGCACGCTAATACGTGCCCTCAATAAAATCCAGAATGTAAAGAATTTTGACTAGGGTACTGTATACAGTGCCCTTACAAAGAATGAATTGCTCACCCAGCGTATTATGACACACCAAGGAATTAATTAGAAAATAGTTATGAAAAGTCGGGGCAATATATTTACTACTTGCGGAGCTACAAAGCTGGAAGTTAGTTCGTGAAAACCACAGTCTATCCTTGAAACACCCTCAGTAAACCTTGACAAATATCATACTGTGATATAATGTTAAATAAACGCTAAATTGGAGGTAAAGTAATGAGAAAAACCACCTTCATTTTAACAGCTATCTTTAGCCTTCCAGTCTTTGCCCAAGAGGTACTTTTGAAAGAGGTAGAAGTTAAGGGAAAAAGGGAGACCTTTAAAGAAAGTCTTGAGATAAGGGAGGTAAGGGAGTCTTTTGCAAAGGATGTGGGAGAGGCCTTAACCAAGATTGAGGGGCTTCACAAGTTCAGAAAGGGAGGCATAGCCAACGATGTGATAATACGTGCCTTCCAAAGGGATAACCTTAACGTGATAATTGATGATTCAGAAGTCCATGCTGCATGTCCCAACCGAATGGACCCTCCGGCCTTCCATGTGGATTTTTCAGAAGTGGAGAAGATAGAAGTGATAAAGGGACCTTTTGACATAAGGCATCAGGGTTCCTTGGGTGGTTTGGTTAATATAATCACCAAAAAGCCAGACTTTGGCTTCAGGTTTAAGCTTAACCTTAGCCTTGGCTCCTTTGATTTTAGAAATATCTCTCCTGTGATCTCCTACAGGGATGACAGGTTTTATGGACTTGCAGGCTACTCTTACAAGTATTCAAAGCCTTACAAGGATGGAGATGGAAAAAGGATAACGGAGTATGCCAACTACAAGCCACAGTATATAAACTCAAAAGCCTTTGAAATAAACACCTACTGGGCCAAGTTTGGCCTCAGGCCCTTGGAAAACCACCATCTTGACATTGCCCATACAAGGCAGGATGCCAGGCATGTTATATACCCAGCCCTTATGATGGATGCGGACTATGACAAAACAGACAGGTTTAACCTTGCCTACAGGATAGATAAAATATCCGACCTTATAAGTTCCCTTAGCTTCCAGCTTTATTACACAAAGGTGGACCACTGGATGGATGACAGGTTTAGAAAGTTTATGACAAATCCATCTGGACCTTACAGCATGGCAACGGATGCACAAACAAAAACCTTTGGCGGAAGACTGGAAGCACAGATAAAAGATTTTGCCTTGGGCTTTGAAGCCTATAGAAGAAACTGGGATGCTACAAACTACGGATGGAATCAGAATCAAGGAATGTATATGCGCCAGTTTATAATCCCAGATGCAGACATTACAAACTTTGGCGTGTATGGAGAGTATAAGAAATCCTTTAATCCTAAGTTGAGGCTTGTGGCGGGCCTAAGGCTTGATACTACCAAAAGCGAGGCAGACAGCTCCAAAGCAAACACAAACCTATACTATGCCTTCCACAACACAAGAAGCACTTCCAAGACGGATACATACCCTTCGGGTAATCTCCAACTCTTTTACAACTTGACACCAGAGATTGAACTCTTTACAGGCTTGGGCTATGGGGTAAGGGTGCCGGACCAGCAAGAAAGGTATTTTGCCCTAAATAGGGTAATGATGTGTATGCAACAAAACAGTCCCTTCTGCGCCTGGGTTGGAAATCCAAACCTAAAGCCTTCCAAAAACTTGGAGCTTGACCTTGGAGTAAAGCATCAGACTCCAAAATCCCTTACAAAGGCAACGGTCTTTGTAAGCTACGTGTGGGACTACATAACTCTCCACAGAAAGGATCCAGTAAATCCACCAAGCAATTGGCCACAAAACAGTCAAGCCATGACCTATGCCAACGTGGATGCACGTTTCTGGGGCTTTGAGCTAAGCTCCAATTACAACGTGTGGAAAAACCTTTTCCTCTTTGGTGGTGT
Proteins encoded in this region:
- a CDS encoding amino acid-binding protein → MKFFIVSIFGKDRPGIVAGVSKALYELGLNLEDSSMTRLNGEFTIMLIVSSEREITSEKILESLQEVGQSFELFMVCRELEEIVYAQPEAIYRIVVFGSDKPGIVYSVASRLAGLGLNISDLRTEKRGNLYVMLIEAEGKEDMEDRLREAMEEVKQSIGVEISLEREEGERL
- a CDS encoding TonB-dependent receptor → MRKTTFILTAIFSLPVFAQEVLLKEVEVKGKRETFKESLEIREVRESFAKDVGEALTKIEGLHKFRKGGIANDVIIRAFQRDNLNVIIDDSEVHAACPNRMDPPAFHVDFSEVEKIEVIKGPFDIRHQGSLGGLVNIITKKPDFGFRFKLNLSLGSFDFRNISPVISYRDDRFYGLAGYSYKYSKPYKDGDGKRITEYANYKPQYINSKAFEINTYWAKFGLRPLENHHLDIAHTRQDARHVIYPALMMDADYDKTDRFNLAYRIDKISDLISSLSFQLYYTKVDHWMDDRFRKFMTNPSGPYSMATDAQTKTFGGRLEAQIKDFALGFEAYRRNWDATNYGWNQNQGMYMRQFIIPDADITNFGVYGEYKKSFNPKLRLVAGLRLDTTKSEADSSKANTNLYYAFHNTRSTSKTDTYPSGNLQLFYNLTPEIELFTGLGYGVRVPDQQERYFALNRVMMCMQQNSPFCAWVGNPNLKPSKNLELDLGVKHQTPKSLTKATVFVSYVWDYITLHRKDPVNPPSNWPQNSQAMTYANVDARFWGFELSSNYNVWKNLFLFGGVSYTEGRKDTKPSLNIKDKDVAEVPPLKGRLGLRYDTGLWFAEAELVASATQSKVDSDVNETKTSGYGIVNLKAGISYRNFTLNAGVENLFDKKYYEHFSYVRNPFSTGVKVPEPGRSFYVSASYQF
- the def gene encoding peptide deformylase; protein product: MRKLEVITYPDERLKVPSLEVVDFGKDLEEFVSDLVYTMKTSPGCVGIASPQVGVHKRIIVVDTSQSKHKENKLSHGLMVLINPVIVQYEGEIVIREGCLSVPDYTGNVKRHYWIKVQAFDIKGNLIEFDTEGFEAVVVQHEIDHLDGKVFLERLVSPKDLFRRKVYK